From a single Lentisphaera profundi genomic region:
- a CDS encoding acetyltransferase gives MSEAIYFFGSGGHAKVIIDIANRLDKHILGLLDDNQTLWGTQFYRQEVLGGSEFVNTIAKDASFIISIGSNLMRMKFDTLLKNHGHSFATLIHPESTFSPTVTIKEGTVVMAGTVINSDVLIGRHCIINTQASIDHDCIIDNFVHIAPGVTICGSVSVAEGTIIGAGSTIIPGVQIGKNCIIGAGSIILNDIPDNCTVIGNPGKILNRVKNEK, from the coding sequence ATGAGTGAAGCAATTTATTTTTTCGGATCTGGTGGTCATGCAAAAGTCATTATAGACATCGCGAATCGACTCGATAAACATATTCTTGGTTTATTAGATGATAATCAAACTTTATGGGGGACTCAATTTTACCGACAAGAAGTACTGGGTGGATCGGAATTCGTTAATACAATCGCAAAAGATGCCTCATTTATAATTTCTATTGGATCAAATTTAATGCGTATGAAGTTTGATACTCTATTAAAGAATCACGGGCATTCCTTTGCAACACTCATTCATCCAGAATCGACTTTTTCTCCCACAGTAACTATCAAAGAAGGTACTGTAGTTATGGCTGGTACAGTTATAAATTCAGATGTTCTCATTGGCCGTCATTGCATAATAAATACTCAAGCAAGCATAGATCACGATTGTATTATTGACAATTTTGTACACATTGCTCCTGGTGTTACGATCTGTGGCTCTGTTTCAGTTGCGGAAGGTACGATAATTGGCGCTGGTTCGACTATCATCCCTGGTGTTCAAATAGGTAAAAATTGTATCATTGGTGCAGGGTCTATAATTCTTAATGATATCCCAGATAACTGTACTGTAATAGGTAATCCTGGAAAAATCCTAAACAGAGTGAAAAATGAAAAATAA
- a CDS encoding sugar transferase — protein sequence MKRFFDIVISSLCVFIFAPLLLVLSIFIRINLGAPIFFVQKRPGLNGKIFKMFKFRTMLDSVDKHGEPLPDAQRLTPFGSFLRKASLDELPGLFNVLKGDMSLVGPRPLLIEYLPLYSSQQARRHNVKPGITGWAQVNGRNAISWEEKFNLDVWYVENQSFWLDIKILFMTVGKVIKKSDISSASSVTMEKFTGDTNE from the coding sequence ATGAAACGATTTTTTGATATAGTCATCTCAAGTCTTTGTGTATTTATTTTTGCACCCTTACTCCTTGTCTTAAGCATATTTATACGAATAAACCTAGGAGCCCCCATTTTCTTCGTTCAGAAAAGGCCTGGACTGAATGGCAAAATATTTAAAATGTTCAAATTTCGTACGATGCTCGATTCAGTTGACAAACATGGAGAACCGCTGCCTGATGCCCAACGATTAACTCCCTTTGGTAGTTTTTTACGTAAAGCAAGTCTCGATGAATTACCAGGCCTATTCAATGTCCTCAAAGGTGATATGAGCCTAGTTGGGCCCAGACCTCTTCTTATTGAATATCTACCACTATACAGTTCCCAACAAGCTCGGCGACATAATGTAAAGCCAGGAATTACCGGTTGGGCTCAAGTCAATGGACGTAATGCCATAAGTTGGGAAGAAAAATTTAACTTAGATGTATGGTATGTTGAAAATCAGAGTTTCTGGCTGGATATAAAAATTCTTTTTATGACGGTAGGAAAAGTAATCAAAAAATCAGATATATCATCTGCCTCCAGTGTGACCATGGAAAAGTTTACCGGTGATACAAATGAGTGA
- a CDS encoding glycosyltransferase family 4 protein has protein sequence MSKNIWYCNHYALDPKFKNYRPYFLSSQLSAMGEKVTIIAASFHHLHKDTIQFKGDYCLKKVNGVNYLWIKTPYYKGNGVARIQNMLAYSAFLKRTNLVHMGVLKKPDVIVVSSVHMFHFKAMKKWAKIYDAQLIFEVRDIWPLTLNNLLKMSKYHPLYIWLAHLEKHAYKHANKVISVLPNGFEHMKKQGLDEKKYFHIPNGIEIPDEQKIVTPHVLMKDLQKEGKFIVFYCGTHGIPNALEPLIQAAILLDQKQNTKIHFVLLGKGEKKEHLINLATENSLTNVTFLSAVPKNEVSSYLKAANICYLGWQNTTLYRYGVSANKIFEYMLGEKPILQSINSPNNPVELAQCGQCIEAMNPEVIADALENFALMPQNELKNMGLKGLEYIKKNHDYAKLAQNFIEVIEK, from the coding sequence ATGTCTAAGAATATATGGTACTGCAATCACTACGCTCTAGATCCTAAATTCAAGAATTATCGGCCTTACTTTCTTTCAAGTCAATTAAGCGCAATGGGAGAGAAAGTTACTATTATCGCCGCCTCTTTTCACCATTTGCATAAAGATACAATTCAGTTCAAAGGTGATTATTGCCTTAAAAAGGTTAATGGAGTCAATTATTTATGGATAAAAACTCCTTATTATAAAGGTAATGGCGTCGCTAGAATTCAGAATATGCTCGCCTATTCTGCTTTTCTCAAACGCACTAATTTAGTCCACATGGGAGTGCTCAAAAAACCTGATGTTATTGTCGTTTCCTCTGTTCACATGTTTCATTTTAAAGCTATGAAAAAATGGGCTAAAATATATGATGCTCAATTAATTTTTGAAGTACGTGATATATGGCCTTTAACTCTTAATAATCTTCTGAAGATGTCCAAATACCATCCGCTTTATATCTGGTTAGCTCACTTAGAAAAACATGCTTATAAACATGCAAATAAAGTGATCTCAGTTCTTCCTAACGGTTTTGAGCACATGAAAAAACAGGGTCTTGATGAAAAAAAATACTTTCATATACCTAATGGAATTGAAATACCTGATGAACAAAAAATTGTAACTCCCCACGTTTTGATGAAAGATTTACAAAAAGAAGGTAAATTCATTGTATTTTATTGTGGTACTCATGGTATACCAAATGCCTTGGAACCCTTAATCCAAGCCGCTATCCTTTTAGATCAAAAACAAAATACTAAAATCCATTTTGTTCTTCTTGGTAAAGGAGAGAAAAAGGAACACTTAATAAACTTGGCAACTGAAAATTCATTAACAAATGTCACATTTCTCTCTGCTGTACCAAAAAACGAAGTAAGTTCTTACTTGAAAGCAGCAAATATTTGTTACCTAGGTTGGCAAAACACAACACTTTACCGTTACGGTGTAAGTGCAAATAAAATATTTGAATATATGCTGGGTGAAAAACCTATTTTACAATCAATTAATTCTCCTAATAATCCTGTAGAACTGGCGCAATGTGGTCAATGTATTGAAGCCATGAATCCAGAAGTCATTGCAGATGCTTTAGAGAACTTCGCATTGATGCCTCAAAATGAATTAAAAAACATGGGACTTAAAGGCTTAGAGTATATTAAAAAAAATCATGACTATGCTAAACTAGCACAAAACTTTATAGAGGTCATAGAGAAATGA
- a CDS encoding glycosyltransferase, producing MKKLKICHLTSVHPRYDTRIFLKECSSLASAGFDVALIVADGLGDEVSKGVKILDTGTQKGLSRIKRMTQTVNSVYAKCLEIDADIYHFHDPELLRIGLKLKKLKKQVIYDVHEDVPRQILSKQWIPTHLRKSISFCFERYENHIAKKLSAVICATPFIRDRYLKINPNSIDINNYPILGEFDSSTPWCEKHDEVCYVGGITEVRGIKELVNSLSSTTAKLNLAGNFTSSLLEEEMFRHENWQKVNYHGIVSRKEVSLILAQSKIGIVTLHPIINYLDSLPIKMFEYMAAGIPIIASDFPYWHKVLEPYDCALFVDPYKPQEIAEAIDKLLDDNKTSEEMGKRAKLAANEYFSWIAEEKKLIQLYKELTNV from the coding sequence ATGAAAAAACTGAAAATATGTCATTTAACCTCGGTTCATCCTCGCTATGATACTCGTATATTTTTGAAGGAGTGTAGTAGTTTAGCTAGCGCAGGCTTTGATGTGGCTTTAATTGTCGCCGATGGCCTTGGTGATGAAGTCAGTAAAGGAGTTAAAATACTCGACACAGGCACCCAGAAGGGACTTAGTCGTATTAAAAGGATGACTCAAACAGTTAACAGCGTCTATGCAAAATGCCTCGAAATTGATGCCGATATTTATCACTTTCATGATCCTGAACTTTTACGTATTGGCCTCAAGCTTAAAAAGCTTAAAAAGCAAGTCATTTATGATGTTCATGAAGATGTCCCACGGCAAATCCTCTCCAAACAATGGATTCCTACTCATCTTCGAAAATCAATTTCTTTTTGTTTTGAACGCTATGAGAACCACATTGCAAAAAAACTCTCGGCAGTCATCTGTGCCACTCCCTTTATCAGAGATCGTTACTTAAAAATCAATCCAAATTCTATTGACATTAATAACTATCCAATTCTTGGTGAATTCGATTCTTCTACTCCTTGGTGTGAAAAACATGATGAAGTCTGCTATGTTGGGGGGATTACTGAAGTACGAGGTATTAAAGAACTTGTCAACTCACTCTCTTCGACAACGGCAAAATTGAACCTGGCGGGTAATTTCACTTCATCTCTCCTTGAAGAAGAAATGTTCCGTCATGAAAATTGGCAAAAGGTAAACTATCATGGCATTGTCAGTAGAAAAGAAGTGAGTTTAATCTTAGCTCAGTCAAAAATAGGAATAGTTACACTTCACCCAATCATCAATTATCTCGACTCTCTACCCATAAAAATGTTTGAGTACATGGCTGCGGGCATCCCAATCATTGCTTCCGACTTTCCTTATTGGCACAAAGTCCTTGAGCCTTATGACTGTGCCCTTTTTGTCGACCCCTACAAACCTCAAGAAATTGCTGAAGCAATTGACAAGTTACTAGATGATAACAAAACGTCGGAAGAAATGGGTAAACGTGCTAAACTTGCAGCAAATGAGTATTTTAGTTGGATCGCAGAAGAAAAAAAATTAATTCAACTCTACAAAGAGCTAACTAATGTCTAA
- a CDS encoding glycosyltransferase family 4 protein, with amino-acid sequence MKTKVVCVVLNNFTNDSRVLKEATSLAQNNYDVEVVALHEKGLKESENTSLFPISRLKLKTRNWSKSKPIQLLKYFEFFLIFVKRFRNADIIHCNDLNTLPFGVFIKKILNKKLKVIYDAHEYETERNGLSNKGRKVTFLLERFLIKYSDEVITVSNSIADEYKRLYNIKKPSLVLNCPYFCELREDNLFREELGIRENQKIFLYQGGLFKGRGIELLLKSFSNLSDNKNVIVFMGYGTLEETILEHSQNHRAIFFHKAVSPDVLLRYTSSADYGISLIDDICLSYRYCLPNKFFEYIMAGLPIISSNLPEMKKIVEDHNIGIIAEQNTKNSFQKAVEATLDLEYSHITKNLANVRREFCWEKQEKTLIDTYNSLLN; translated from the coding sequence ATGAAAACAAAAGTTGTCTGTGTCGTCTTAAATAATTTCACAAATGACAGTCGCGTACTTAAAGAAGCCACAAGCCTCGCGCAAAATAACTATGACGTAGAAGTTGTAGCCCTCCATGAAAAAGGCCTTAAAGAATCAGAAAACACATCTTTATTCCCCATAAGTCGCCTTAAACTAAAAACAAGAAACTGGTCAAAATCTAAACCCATTCAACTTTTGAAATATTTTGAATTTTTTCTTATTTTTGTCAAACGTTTCCGAAATGCCGACATCATTCACTGCAATGACTTGAACACCCTTCCATTTGGTGTGTTCATCAAAAAGATTTTAAATAAAAAACTAAAAGTTATTTATGATGCCCATGAATATGAAACGGAAAGAAATGGCCTCTCGAACAAAGGAAGAAAAGTAACGTTTTTATTGGAGCGCTTTTTGATAAAGTATTCGGATGAAGTAATCACTGTCAGCAATTCAATTGCCGATGAATATAAACGTCTTTACAATATAAAGAAACCTTCTTTGGTTTTGAATTGCCCTTATTTTTGTGAGTTAAGAGAAGATAATCTTTTCCGAGAAGAGTTGGGGATCAGAGAAAATCAGAAAATATTCCTTTATCAGGGCGGGCTTTTTAAAGGTCGAGGAATTGAGTTACTCCTAAAAAGCTTTTCCAACCTTTCTGATAATAAAAATGTGATTGTTTTTATGGGGTATGGTACTTTAGAAGAGACCATTCTTGAGCACAGTCAAAACCACCGTGCTATTTTTTTTCATAAGGCTGTAAGCCCAGATGTTTTACTCCGTTATACAAGTTCAGCAGATTACGGCATTTCACTTATTGATGATATTTGCTTGAGTTACCGTTACTGCCTACCCAATAAATTTTTTGAATACATAATGGCGGGTTTACCCATCATTTCATCTAACCTTCCAGAGATGAAAAAGATTGTAGAAGATCATAATATTGGAATTATAGCAGAACAAAATACAAAAAATTCTTTTCAAAAAGCTGTTGAGGCTACTCTTGATTTAGAGTATTCTCATATAACGAAAAACTTGGCAAATGTCAGACGAGAATTTTGTTGGGAAAAACAAGAGAAAACTTTAATTGATACATATAATTCTCTTTTAAACTGA
- a CDS encoding O-antigen ligase family protein yields MKISHNSLIHLYSSTYVILILGLIFPYGFPLYAISVGSIGLLSFPIILKTKYTWNFDIKLYLSLAITFIFSITISGEIDLLNKTSINNLISCSLSLLIGLSILKNRENLKYFLNKFKSMSISIGIIVSIIALIKFALLLKGHHISFFETPGSQYPWGTSLRKDYNSFSLGLLFPFLCIIDFLRKERARLRTFSFLSASLLIFSAMMLSGSRRIFIILFIIIFICSIHKLLRTITTKKISLKIFRISFYVITLLAIILSSAFHIDFFSNHELTSQRELDKLEFRLNTMDISSNNDSKLISSRTNRLTYGLAILKEYEFHELILGRGFQYHYDYKNNFHSGGLDYPHNVFISILLSSGLLGLTLFSAFIFNMFINFLRYHSHPYILLYFMSLLFFVSTSGDQFYSSKVLVNFCFIGIFFKLNKNK; encoded by the coding sequence ATGAAAATTTCACACAATTCCTTAATCCACCTATACTCGTCAACTTATGTCATACTCATATTAGGTCTGATATTCCCTTATGGCTTCCCTCTGTATGCTATATCTGTTGGGTCCATAGGTCTATTATCATTTCCTATAATACTAAAGACTAAGTATACATGGAATTTTGATATAAAACTATATCTTAGTCTTGCAATCACTTTTATTTTTTCAATCACAATTTCTGGCGAAATAGATTTGTTAAACAAAACCAGTATCAACAACCTAATAAGCTGTAGTCTTTCTCTCCTAATAGGTCTGTCTATATTGAAAAATCGAGAAAATTTAAAATATTTTCTTAACAAATTTAAATCTATGTCTATATCTATAGGTATTATCGTTTCGATTATTGCATTAATAAAATTTGCTTTACTACTAAAGGGGCACCATATCTCTTTTTTTGAAACTCCAGGATCACAATATCCATGGGGGACCTCTCTAAGAAAAGATTATAACTCTTTTTCTCTAGGACTCCTATTTCCTTTCCTCTGTATTATAGATTTTTTAAGAAAAGAAAGGGCTAGACTTCGTACTTTTTCATTCCTTTCAGCTAGCCTGCTGATTTTCAGTGCCATGATGCTCTCTGGATCAAGAAGGATATTTATCATACTTTTCATTATCATTTTCATTTGCTCTATACATAAGCTCCTTCGCACAATCACAACTAAGAAAATATCCTTAAAAATTTTCCGAATAAGTTTTTATGTAATCACACTCTTAGCCATAATCTTGTCTTCAGCATTTCATATTGACTTTTTTTCTAACCACGAGCTAACATCACAACGGGAATTAGATAAACTAGAGTTTAGACTAAACACTATGGACATTTCATCAAATAATGACAGTAAACTCATTAGCTCTAGAACAAATAGGCTAACGTATGGTCTAGCAATACTAAAAGAGTATGAATTTCATGAGCTAATTCTTGGCAGAGGCTTTCAATATCACTATGATTATAAGAATAACTTCCATTCAGGGGGACTTGACTATCCTCACAATGTTTTCATTTCAATCTTATTATCAAGTGGCTTATTGGGCTTGACACTTTTTTCAGCATTTATATTTAATATGTTTATTAACTTTTTACGATACCATTCACATCCCTACATATTGTTGTATTTCATGTCGTTGCTTTTCTTTGTCTCCACAAGTGGAGATCAGTTTTACTCAAGCAAAGTACTTGTAAATTTTTGTTTCATAGGCATTTTTTTCAAACTCAATAAAAACAAATAA
- a CDS encoding polysaccharide deacetylase family protein: protein MITIKCPHNCINERKYIFKVILWDFLGLEFTVIYESRSDIAILYENKTLKINDDFFTIADKKWMQLQSLPEQPLAHLDISGLSKTVDLPSTSLPIIYGKPNLEISENHIQLDIDIFGSSFFMLSRYEEAIKTDRDKHDRFPVTASLAYQEDFLARPIINEYLEILWFCLSTLSPKLRRKTRQYKELISCDVDTPYNPNSGFLKKELRQIASDLLKRKSLKLAWKRYRNFAAMRKGDYSLDPFYTFDWMMKSCEENNLKCAFYFLCDKTNLNYDGKYNIDESPITGLLQSISARGHEIGLHGSYNTYQTLSQHKFEFDKLQKITKREGINTINIGGRQHYLRYNIMKTPAILENSGMTYDSSLYYAEKPGFRCGICYEFTMYDLSSRSPLKLIQRPLIFMEASTLSGIYNDYNNTSHLAATLKNTCYKFNGTFTLLWHNSSLTTDVHKQIFIDILTQHPND, encoded by the coding sequence ATGATCACTATAAAATGTCCTCATAACTGCATTAATGAACGCAAATATATTTTCAAAGTCATTTTGTGGGATTTTTTAGGACTAGAATTCACCGTCATATATGAAAGCCGTTCTGACATAGCCATTCTCTATGAAAATAAAACTCTCAAGATAAACGATGACTTTTTTACCATCGCCGACAAAAAATGGATGCAACTTCAATCACTACCTGAACAACCTCTGGCACATTTGGACATAAGTGGTTTAAGTAAAACAGTCGACCTCCCATCTACATCACTACCTATAATTTATGGTAAGCCAAATTTAGAAATATCCGAAAATCACATACAACTTGATATCGATATTTTTGGTTCCTCTTTTTTTATGCTATCTCGTTATGAAGAGGCTATAAAAACAGATAGAGATAAACATGATCGTTTTCCTGTCACTGCTTCACTTGCTTACCAAGAAGACTTTCTGGCTAGACCGATTATTAATGAATACCTCGAAATATTATGGTTTTGTCTTAGTACTTTATCCCCCAAACTCCGACGAAAAACCAGGCAATACAAAGAATTAATTAGTTGTGATGTCGACACACCATATAACCCCAATTCAGGCTTTCTAAAAAAAGAATTAAGGCAAATCGCCAGCGATCTCCTAAAACGAAAATCTCTTAAACTTGCATGGAAACGTTATCGAAACTTCGCTGCAATGAGGAAAGGTGATTATAGCTTAGACCCCTTTTATACTTTTGATTGGATGATGAAATCATGTGAAGAAAATAATTTAAAGTGTGCTTTTTATTTCCTCTGTGATAAAACAAATTTAAATTACGATGGTAAATATAATATAGATGAATCCCCGATAACAGGTTTACTTCAAAGCATTTCCGCAAGGGGACATGAAATAGGCTTACATGGCAGTTACAATACTTATCAAACACTCTCACAACACAAGTTTGAATTTGATAAGCTTCAAAAAATCACAAAACGCGAAGGCATTAATACTATAAATATTGGGGGCCGACAACATTATTTGAGATATAATATCATGAAAACTCCAGCCATTCTGGAAAACTCTGGCATGACTTATGATTCAAGCCTTTACTACGCAGAAAAACCCGGCTTTCGTTGTGGTATTTGTTACGAATTCACGATGTACGACCTCAGTAGCAGATCTCCACTCAAACTCATCCAAAGACCACTAATTTTCATGGAAGCTAGCACACTCTCTGGCATTTATAATGATTACAACAACACAAGTCATTTGGCCGCAACCTTGAAGAACACTTGTTATAAATTCAACGGAACCTTTACTCTTCTTTGGCACAATTCATCATTAACAACCGACGTCCATAAACAAATATTTATCGATATACTAACACAACATCCTAATGATTAA
- a CDS encoding GNAT family N-acetyltransferase produces the protein MDLKDFLHLNKMIFTRQSKNLPYTESYVKKLHKACQDHQSSKIFIAVDPEGRHHAGVYLIWDKESAYYIMGGGDPELRNSGATSLCMWEAIKFASTVSTSFNFEGSMIEPIESFFRAFGAIQKPYFNITKTNSKLLKIAQLTKSLLR, from the coding sequence TTGGACCTTAAAGATTTTCTTCACTTAAATAAAATGATCTTTACACGCCAGAGTAAAAACCTTCCTTACACGGAAAGTTATGTTAAAAAACTACATAAAGCCTGTCAAGATCATCAATCATCTAAAATTTTTATTGCAGTAGACCCTGAGGGTCGTCATCATGCTGGAGTTTACTTAATTTGGGATAAAGAATCAGCTTATTATATCATGGGTGGCGGAGACCCTGAGCTACGCAATAGCGGAGCTACAAGTTTATGTATGTGGGAAGCTATTAAATTTGCCTCAACTGTGTCAACGTCTTTTAATTTTGAGGGTTCTATGATCGAGCCGATCGAAAGCTTTTTCCGTGCATTTGGCGCCATTCAGAAACCATATTTCAACATTACCAAAACTAATTCTAAACTCTTAAAAATAGCTCAATTAACAAAATCTCTTCTTAGGTAG
- a CDS encoding lipopolysaccharide biosynthesis protein — translation MNRTEPSNQTSKSILTLITGTSIAQAIPIAISPILTRIYTPEQFGLFALYISLISIISIIATGRYELAIMIPRKDIDAANITILSISITAYSSLALMISVFFLNGTISRLLGNPEIKTWLYLIPFSVLITGIYQSLYYWCNRKRDYKSIARNRIYQTGTTSSTQLLCGVSGLSAIGLIGGSLIGQLISLISLTTTVWKEDHDTFKKTHRLNKIALAKRFSDFPKFLILSHMLNSAAAQSTIILMNVLFSSASAGFFALTQRVISTPASIIAKSIGDVFRQEASHAYTHNGNCQKVYIKTLKKLFYISTVPFIVFYYTAPTLFEFIFGSHWKISGHYAQILTPMFYLRFNLSPLSTMFMIAEKQKQDLLWQTILFSLIIISFIFGHYFKDLLFSLKAISGSYSVMFIINGLMTWKFSKGKNI, via the coding sequence ATGAATAGAACCGAACCTAGCAACCAGACTAGCAAAAGTATACTTACACTTATAACCGGAACTTCCATTGCTCAAGCAATTCCAATTGCGATAAGTCCTATATTAACCAGAATCTATACTCCTGAACAGTTTGGCCTGTTTGCTTTATATATATCTTTAATATCAATAATTTCTATAATTGCAACAGGCAGATATGAATTAGCAATTATGATACCTCGAAAAGATATTGATGCGGCTAATATAACGATTCTTTCTATAAGTATAACTGCATATAGCAGCTTAGCTCTAATGATATCGGTATTTTTCTTAAATGGCACTATATCTCGATTATTGGGTAATCCTGAAATTAAAACATGGCTATATTTAATTCCATTTTCTGTACTAATCACCGGGATTTATCAAAGTCTCTATTATTGGTGCAACAGAAAACGAGACTATAAATCCATTGCTCGCAACAGAATATACCAAACTGGAACAACTTCATCTACACAATTACTTTGTGGTGTCAGCGGGTTATCGGCAATTGGTTTAATTGGAGGAAGTTTAATTGGCCAACTTATCTCTCTGATTAGCCTCACTACTACAGTATGGAAAGAAGACCATGACACTTTTAAAAAAACCCACCGTTTAAACAAAATTGCTCTTGCCAAAAGGTTTAGTGATTTTCCAAAATTTTTAATACTCTCTCATATGCTTAACAGTGCCGCAGCACAAAGTACTATCATTCTTATGAATGTACTTTTCTCTTCAGCTTCAGCGGGTTTTTTTGCTCTGACACAAAGAGTAATATCTACTCCTGCAAGTATAATCGCAAAATCTATCGGAGATGTATTTAGGCAGGAGGCTAGTCATGCCTATACTCACAACGGAAACTGTCAAAAAGTTTATATAAAAACATTAAAAAAATTATTTTATATCTCTACCGTTCCATTTATTGTCTTCTATTATACTGCTCCTACTCTTTTTGAATTCATCTTCGGTTCTCACTGGAAAATCTCAGGCCACTATGCACAAATCCTTACACCAATGTTTTATTTACGTTTTAATCTAAGCCCCTTAAGCACCATGTTTATGATTGCGGAAAAGCAAAAACAAGATCTACTGTGGCAAACCATATTATTTTCTTTAATAATAATATCTTTTATTTTTGGTCATTATTTTAAAGATTTACTCTTTTCTCTTAAAGCTATTTCCGGTTCTTATTCTGTCATGTTTATAATTAACGGTTTAATGACTTGGAAATTCTCTAAAGGCAAAAACATATAA
- a CDS encoding DegT/DnrJ/EryC1/StrS family aminotransferase yields MQFIDLKSQYKHLKSRIDERIHTVLDHGKYIMGPEVLELEQKLAEYVGVKHVITCANGTDALQLALMALNIGPGDAVFCPTFTFFATAEAISFVGATPVFVDSDEETFNICPKDLRKRIIKIKDEGKLKLKAIMPVDLFGLPADYPKLNKIAKEYNMLVIEDAAQGFGGEIDGQKAGSFGDIATTSFFPAKPLGCYGDGGALFTNDDDIAELLRSYRVHGKGSDKYDNVRIGMNSRLDTIQAAILLEKLTDFPQELSNRNDVARHYNSSLLNNFLLTPKTPTGFISSWAQYSLRAENSTTRQEIMQNLKNEEIPSVIYYAKCLHLQTAFKYLTYIEGDFPIAEKISTRVFSIPMSGYISKDTASLVIKKVNKSNNSQS; encoded by the coding sequence ATGCAATTTATAGATCTTAAAAGCCAATACAAGCACCTTAAAAGTCGTATTGATGAACGAATCCATACGGTTCTAGATCATGGGAAATATATCATGGGTCCGGAAGTACTTGAGTTAGAACAAAAACTTGCTGAATATGTCGGAGTTAAACACGTCATTACTTGTGCAAATGGGACTGATGCTTTACAATTGGCTCTAATGGCTCTCAATATTGGTCCCGGTGATGCCGTCTTCTGCCCTACTTTCACCTTTTTTGCTACTGCCGAAGCCATTTCTTTTGTCGGTGCGACACCAGTTTTTGTTGACTCAGATGAAGAGACATTTAACATTTGTCCAAAAGATCTCAGGAAGCGCATTATAAAAATCAAGGATGAAGGGAAATTAAAGCTCAAAGCTATAATGCCTGTCGACCTTTTCGGATTACCTGCTGATTATCCGAAATTAAATAAAATTGCCAAAGAATATAATATGCTGGTCATCGAAGATGCCGCGCAAGGCTTTGGTGGCGAAATCGATGGACAAAAAGCGGGTAGTTTTGGCGACATTGCCACAACGAGCTTTTTCCCTGCTAAGCCATTGGGTTGCTATGGTGATGGCGGGGCCTTGTTTACCAATGATGATGATATAGCCGAACTCTTACGCTCCTACAGAGTCCATGGTAAAGGCTCAGACAAATACGATAATGTGCGCATTGGCATGAACAGTCGCCTCGACACAATCCAAGCTGCGATTCTCCTGGAAAAACTTACAGACTTCCCGCAAGAGTTAAGTAATCGTAATGACGTGGCAAGACATTATAACTCCTCCTTATTAAATAATTTTTTGCTAACACCAAAAACACCCACTGGCTTTATTAGTTCCTGGGCACAGTATTCTTTACGTGCAGAAAACTCTACTACTCGACAGGAAATCATGCAGAATTTAAAAAATGAAGAGATACCTTCCGTCATTTATTATGCAAAATGTTTACATCTGCAAACGGCCTTTAAGTACTTAACTTATATAGAAGGTGATTTCCCTATTGCTGAAAAAATATCAACAAGAGTCTTTAGTATCCCCATGTCGGGATATATAAGTAAAGACACTGCATCTTTGGTCATTAAAAAAGTCAATAAATCCAACAATTCACAGTCTTAA